The sequence below is a genomic window from candidate division WOR-3 bacterium.
AAAGAGAATTCTTTGATATAGAAGTCTTTGAAGGGAAAGAGCATTTCTTTCATAAAGTCAATAATTATCTATTTTTCTTTAATACGATGAGAAAGAACTCAAACAAGAATGATAAACACTTTAGAGATACTTATTGAGAGAAATAAATCTCCTGAACTTCTCCACTTGTTTGTGCCGGATCTTGATAAACTCCTGGAGAAGAAAATGGATGTGACTCTTGATCTGGAATTAGACCTTGTGAATGTTAAAATATCTCAAAGTGTCCACCACCTGCCTTGGAAGGTCTCATTAGAAAAAGAGTGCGATAACCTCCTAATTTATTTTTCTTTAGTCTAAGGTTAATTACTAAAATAAGTTCAAACTCCTGTTTCAAATAACTTTAAGAATCACCTTGTTACACTTATCTCAAATGGCTGAACAATCGCCTCTCTATCTACGTTGTAATATTCATATACTCTTGAATATTGAACCTTTGCCCGAACTGGATATTTTGCCTTTAAATTGTATGAAAATTTAACTGGCTTATCAGAGGAAATTGATTCAATGTATACAATTATCTGACGGGAAGTAAGGTTATACTTCTGAATGGTTTTATTATTCACATATTCATCAAGAGTTGGCGTTTGAACTTCAAATCCTGGAGGGATCCCCAGGTCAATCATAACCATCTGAGCTATTCCACTCTTTAATAGTTTAACAGAAACATCAACCCGCACCAAATCATTTATTGAAAGCTGGGTTCTGTCATAATTAACATCAATAGCAAAGAGCGGTTCCTTCGGTCTTGGTAAGTCCTTCCACGGAAGGTAATAAGAACTTATTATCTCATATAAGAAATTGCCTTCTCCATTAAGTTGGATTTCAACTGTATTCTCATTTCTTAAATTTTCACTCAAATCAATCTGCCGCATCACATCTATATTGCTCTTATCAACTTTTATCTCGTCCACCTTCCTATCATTATGAAATACAAAAATCGTAGCATTTACATCTTCACTTCCTCCACGAAGAGCTGCAACAAGTGCGCGTAGTGCAATAATTGTTCCCTGAGTTGTATACCACATTCCTGAGGAATCCTTTGACCGAATCAAAAAAGTCAAAGCCTTAGTTGCCACAGGAGAGAACTTACCTGATTTAACAAGAGCATAAGTGGCAAGACCACTTGTCTCAATATCTGTCCCCTTCCCACGAGTAAGGGTTATTGAAGGAAAATTTGACTCCCAGTATATTGCCCCATTATCTTCTTTCGCCATATCAATTAGCTTTTGTAGAATTTTAATTGTGGTTTCTGACTTTGGATCCATTGCTACAAACGCATTAGCAATAAGTGCAAGGACATATGCATCATCCACCTCTTCCCATCTCGTTTCTAAATAATTAAGACCCTTTTGTGCAGAGCCATCTTTTTGTCCAACTTCAGCAAGAGCCCACACAATATACGCTGTGGGCATTATCTCATTATTCTGTATCCTACCCCATGCTTCTGGATGTAAATACTGTTTATCTGGGGACCAGGAACCATCTTTATTTTGTTGATTTTTTAGCCACTTAGAGGTCCTCTCAATCAATCTCTCATCAATATTATAAACTTTGCTCATATCATTGAATTCCATAAGGCCATATGCAGTGAGAATCTTACTCGCAGGTTCATCTCCAAACCAAGAGAATCCCCCACCTTCCACTTCAAAGGACAATAGCCTCTGATAACCAATACTAATGTACTCTTCTGCCTTCATCTCAACCTCTGGTTTAATCTGATTTGTCTCTCGTAAGTAGTTTAAAATCAAAATATTGGGATAGGTAATTGAAGAAGTCTGCTCAAAGCAACCGAAAGGCATTCTAAGAAGTTTATCAAGGCCCTCAACAATTTGAGAGTATATACCAGGATAGAGTTTAAGAATTAGTGAATTTGCATTAGGTATGGCATTAAGAGGAAAGCCCACTTTCTTAACCACATTTCCCTCGAGACGGTCTGAGATTATACTCTCAAAACGCTTGCCATCGGGTAAAACCGTAACCTGCCTTTTTACTGCATCAGATCTTGCCTCACCATAAGCTTTCACTGTTATCGAATGATAACCAAGTTCCTTTACTCTTATTGGGAAATACACAACCGATATCTCATCTTTATCCATTATCTTTGTTATCTCTTTTTCCCCAAGATTCTCAAACCAATCTCCACTTTCTAAGATAACCCTAATCTTTTGCTGTTTGGGTAGATAATTATATAAGGCAATTGGTATTGAGATCTCATCACCTTGAGTTAAGGTAAGAGGCAAATCTATATCAACAAAGAAATCCTGAAAAACTTTTATTTGGGATACTCTGGAGCCGAGCTCTCCCTTTTGTGTAGAGGCAAACATCGTCGCTCTCCAGTTTGTTATAGCATCTGGCATCGTAACCGTGATTTTTGCCTTTCCACTTACATCGGTTATAAGTCCGGGTTCAAAAATGAAAGTTTCAGGAAAATATTCACGAACTCTTGGCTCTTCGGGGGCTTCTGCTTTTTTACGTTCCAATCTATCAAATTTAACCGCAGGAGGTCTTCCTGCTTCAGACATTAAAGTTATTGCTTCAATTGATTGAAACCTTCTCAACCTCCTTTCACTTATATCATCATCAGTTTCAAAAACCCCATCAGGTCCAGCACTTGTGATTGTAAAATAAGTAAAATATTCATCTTCACAGGCAATGCGGTATTCCCGATTCCATGGATCAAGGAGATCCTTTTCTTTTAAAAAACCTTCTTTTATCAGAGTCTTGAGTGCATCCTTGGTCTTTGGATACTCAGAGAAACGATCATAATATTTATTGATTGCCGCATAAATTTTCCACTTTACCTCCTCAAGTTTTTTGTAAAATACGAGAGAAATCTTTTCATTCACATCAAGAGGAGTACCGTAATTCACAGGAAATGGCTCTTTTGGCATAAGGGTTGAAAACATAACAACCTCTGCTCGTTCATCAATCTTTGGCTCCTTCACAATATTTTCTGGCTCAAATCCATGAATCTCATAACGAGGCGTTAATATCTCTTTTTCTAAGGTAAAATAGACCTTTTCAAGTCCTGGTTGCAACTCACTTACTGCAAAGACTGCTTCATCAACCACTGCAAGACAAAGTGTAGCGATTTTAGGCTTTCCATTTTTATCAGTAATTGTAAATTGAATCTCACCTTCTTCACCTGGAAGATATTGTTCTTTATTGAGTTTCGTATTTATAACAAGATCATTTGCACTATGGACATAGCAGAATCTTGTATCCCTAATAATATCTGATCCCTGAGTCACAATATAAGCATGTAACCAGATTGAGCCGGTAATATCAGGAGTAAACTGTAATTGATAACTCCCTTTACCATCTTTTATTTCAATAGACTTTGTGAGCACTGTCTGATTGTCCTTAATAATATCAAGGTAAATCCTACCCACTTTTTTTGTTGTAAGAAATTCCAAATTCACAAAATCACCCACCTTATATATTCCCTTTTTCATTCGCATTATCAGTTGCTCTTGCTGTAGGTTCATAACGAAATCCTTCTTCACTTCAGCGCTCTCCCCTTTATTATCAGTAACTTTTACAGAAACCTCTATTTTTTCTTTTCTTGGATTATAGATAAATTCTGCCACCCCATAATCATCCGTCTTACTTATTTGCTTTCTCCCCTCTATACTCATCTCAACCTGTGCAAGACAAGGAGAACCATCAGGATAGTTCGCAACAACATAGATTCTATTTTCAAGATTTGGCCTAAGCATACCACCTTCAGGAACAACTGCAATATTTATGAGGTTTTGCACAATCTTCTTTGTTACAGTAATCTTTTCGCTGTGATTTGCTTTGTCAATCACCTCAATATCTAACCTCACAAAAGCATCGCCTTTTTCAAGTGGTTCACCAACAAAATAGAGAGGCAATCTATAGGTAAAATGAAATTGACCATTTCTATCAGTTTTCCCTTCAATCACTGCTTCTTCATTAAAACCAATATCAAACTTATATACCGTAATTTTAACCTTTCCTTCTGAAACAGGTTTACCAAAGAAATATTGAACATCTACACGACCTTCAAGCTCTTCCCCAGGTAAATAAAATTCTTTATCTGTGTTTAAGTTAATTTTAAACTTTGGCAAGAGATATTTCTCAACCCTTACAGTCTTTTCTGTCTTTTCATTCTCAAGTATTGCACGAATTGTCCACTTACCAAAATTTACTTCATCGGCAAGTAAAAATGGTGTATATGCAACCCCAAATTCATCCGTCTTTAACACTTTCTTAAATACCTTATTACCTTTAGCATCTTCAATCTCAAAGGTTATTTCTTTATCTTTTATGGAATTGAGTCTAGGCTTCTGCAAAGATAATGTTCTTATATGGATCATCTGGCCTGGTTGATAAATGGGTTTATCTGTAACAAGATAGGTCAGGTTTCCAGTTGTTATTTTAAAACTTGTTTTGAACTCATCCTTTCCTAATTTAGAACTTACAATAAATTTAAATTCACCATTTTTTATATCCTTTGGTAAGATGAAATTTGTCTCGCACGTTCCCGAATTATCTGTTTCTCCTTCATATACGATTTTCTCGGAATTTTGCCTTTCTAAAACAACTCTTACCTTTGCCCCTTGAATTGGTTCATCAGTTCGAAGATTCTTTGTAATAATACGATATTTTATAGGAGTTCCAGAAATAAAATTATCTTGCCCTAAAATCCTTATAATCATTTTATCCTGAAGTTGAAATAAAGAATATATTTTTTCTGTGTTTTTGAATTTCACTCTTACTCGTAAAAGATCAAGATCTTCGACCTCTTTTTCTAATTTTATTTTTATAGGGAATGAATAATAACCTTTCTCAATGTAAATCCGGCGAGTAATTTCACCTACAACATTATCCTCAGGATCAATAACCGAAATCCTACATTTGCCTGATTCTCCTTTTAAACTTTCAATTGGAATATTTAAATATAGATTATTAATGGATTTAGAAGAACTAACTTTTGCCATTAAGTTTGAATAAATTACTAAAATTCCAATACTTATTTGCAAAAAAAATCTCATTTTCTATTCTCCTTTCTCCCTATTTAGGGCTTAGGTTTATAAAGTAGTTTTTATTATTATCTTCAGAGGTTTGGTTACTACTCTTCATCCCTTATTTTTAATTATAACAGAAAAAGATAATAAGGCAAGATAGGACATCTCTTATGTTATTTCCACTTTAATTTACACCCATTAATTACATTCCGAATTCAAAATATCTTAAAAAATCTGAAATAATAACCAAAGAAGAGAAAATCAGCTTATGAATGGAATTGGAAGAGGAACTATAAATATGCCTTTAGAAAGAGAAAAGCATAATAATATTATTTTTATTTCTTGACAGAAGAGACTTTTAGAAACTTAGGTGAACAATTCTCGGAGTAGATCTATATTAAGAAATACTGACTTATTGAAAAATATTTTAATAGATGGAGAAGAATTAAAATTTTTAAAACAGTCTCTAAGTTGATGAATTCTAAGAAAAATTTCAAATTTTCAACAGAAAGCCAATAAATTACTTGACAAAATTAATTAATATATTATAATATTTTAATTTTTTAATAAAAAGGAGAAAAAGATGAAGAAATTTTTGAAAATTTTTAATGCTCTTTCGGACGAGACGAGATTGAGGATTTTTCTTTTACTTACCCGGAGCGAGCTTTGTGTTTGTGAATTGATGAATATTCTCAATATGAAACAACCGAGAATTTCTAATTGTTTGAGAATCTTAAAGGAGGCGGGGTTGATTCTTAATAAAAGAGAAGGACAATGGATTATTTATTCTGCAAATCCGGAGATATGCAAAAGTAAATTGATTCGGGATTTAAAAAAAGAGGTAAATCTTTCGGAAGAAGATTTGAAAAACCTTAAAAAATACCTAAGAAAAGAGATAAGAAAGGGGTAAAACAATGTTTTTAGAAATAATAAAAGCTGGGTTTTTGGCGTTAAAGGACTATGCTGCCACACATATTCTGACCTGTCTTGTTCCAGCATTTCTTCTTGCAGGGGCAATTGTAACATTCATTAATCGTAACGCTATTTTAGAGCATCTTGGCGAAGAAACAAGAAAGAGCAGGTCTTTTCCTCTTGCGAGTATTTCGAGTTTCTTTCTTGCGGCTTGCTCCTGCACTGTTATCCCTGTTGCAAGTGGTCTTTACTACGGAGGTGCAGGAATTGGAGTTGCCTTTATTGTTCTCTGGGTTGCACCTAGTGCTAATATCCTTGCTCTTACCTACACTGGAAATATCCTCGGCGGAGGAATGGTTATTTCAAGAATTGTAGCTGCTCTTTTTATGGCTTTTATTGTCGGCTGGGTGATGAGTTTTGTCTTTCGAGAAGAAAGAAAAGAATCTACAACCACTACGGAAGAAACACAAAAAAAGACAATCATCGAGCGAAAAGAGCTGGTTTTGCTTTTTCTTATACTTCTCTCCCTCCTTTTACCCAACTATCTCGTAAGAGGAGGAGCATATATTTATAAAGTTCTGGTCTGGTTAATTTCTTCTCTGGTTATGTTAATCTATGCCATTAAGGTTTTCTCGAAAGAAAAACTCGGCGACTGGCTCCGGGAAACATGGTGGTTTGTTAAGATTATCTTTCCTTTGCTTTTAGTCGGTGTCTTTATTGTGGGTGTAATAGGTAAGATATTGCCCGAAAGCTGGATTAAAACCTATCTTGGAGGAGAGCGCCTCCGTGCATCTTTTTTTGCGACAGTTATTGGGGCTATAAGTTACTTTGCAACAATGACCGAAGCGCCTTTTGTCCATACTTTGATGAAATTGGGTATGGGAAAAGGTCCTGCCCTTACTCTTCTTTTGACCGGACCTGGTTTAAGTTTACCAAACTGGCTTGCAATAGGAAGAGTATTCGGGGTTAAAAAAGCCCTTGTCTATGTCCCTCTTATTGTTGTTCTTGGAACTTTGGTAGGATGGTTCTTTGGAAACTTTATATTTTAAGGAGAAAAAAATGAAGGTGAAAAAAGTGATTTCTGTTCTTCTTCTCGCTTTTGTTCTCTTCAGCATTGCTTATCTAATCAAGGGAGAAGTCATGAATAAAAAAGAGGAAAAAATGCAAAAGGAAGAAATCCGAGAGGAGGTAGATACTGTTAATGAAAAAGAAACGGAAACAAATAAGGAAAAAGTCCCTGAAATTCCTAATGTTAATGTAGCAAAAAATGAAACAAAAACACAAAATTCGGCTCCCAAAAAAGAAGAAAAGAAGAAAAAAGTGCTTGCCTACTATTTTCATGGAACTTACCGATGTCCCACCTGCCTTACAATTGAAAGATATTCAAAAGAAGCAATCGAACAGTATTTTGCCAAAGAAATACAGAACGGAATATTAGAGTTCAGCTCTATAAATGCAGAAGAACCAGAAAATAGACATTTCATCCAGGATTACCAGCTTTACACGAAATCTCTCATAATTTCACTCAAGGAAGACAATAAAGAGATAAAATGGAAAAATCTCACCGAGGTCTGGTCTTATATTCACAGTAAAGAGAATTTCTATCAATATGTTAAAAATGAGGTGGAGAAATTTTTAGAGGAGGCAAGATAATGGGATTGTTACCTCTTCTTACAGCATTATGGCTTGGGATATTGACTTCGATAAGTCCCTGTCCCCTTGCGACCAATATTGCTGCGATATCATTTGTCTCCTACAGAATTGCCCACAAAGTCGTTGTTCTCTTATCGGGTATTCTCTATACAATTGGGAGAGCAGTTACCTATATTGTTATTGGGTTTCTCGTTGTTAGGGCAGCCATTAATATTCCCCTCGTTTCAAATTTCCTCCAGCTCTACATTAACAAAATCCTGGGAATCCTTTTGATTCTGGTGGGAATGTTTTTACTTGATTTGTTGTTTAACATAAAAATACCGAGCATTTCCGTTTCCGAGTCCTGGCAGAGAAAACTTGATGAGATTGGCATTTTCGGCTCTCTATTTTTGGGAATGCTTTTCGCTCTTGCGTTCTGTCCTGTTTCTGCCGCTCTATTTTTTGGCAGTCTTATCCCTCTCGCACTTAAGGCAAATTCAGGAGTGATTTTGCCGCTATTTTATGGAATGGGAACGGGGCTACCTGTTTTACTTTTTGCTATTTTTATTGCTCTTGGTTCTTCCCACATAGGCAGAATGTATGAAAGAGCAGTCAAATTTGAAGCGATTACAAAGAAAGTCACAGGAGTTATTTTTATTCTGGTTGGAATTTACTATGTGTTGGCTTACATCTTTAAATTGTTTTAAAACAAAAGGAGGTAATAGATGAAAATTCAGATTGCAGGACCTGGTTGTCCGAGGTGCTTGGCGACCGAGAAGGCTGTAAAAGAAGCCTGTGCCCAGTTGAAACTCTCTGCCGAGATTTCTCATCTTTACGATATAAGAGGATATGCAAGACTTGGAGTCAGAATGACTCCTGCTGTGATTGTTGACGGAAAAGTTGTTATGTCGGGCAAGGTTCCATCTGTGGAAGAGGTAAAGAAAGTTTTAAGTTCCTGAGAAAGGAGATAAACTTATGGATAATGAATTTGAAACTGAAACAGGACAAAAAGAAAACAAAAAATGTCCGAATTGTAATGGCGAACTTGAGTTTGTAAGTTCCTGTTGTAAGGCATTCTGGTATTGCAAGAACTGCGATGAAATAATTGGAGACATTGAAGACAATCACTAAAAAGAGAAAGGAGGAAGATAATGAGTAAGAATTATAAACCAAGATTTATTATGTGTATCTGCACAGGCCAATGTCCTGGATTTTCAAGTCTAAACCTCTGGGAGCTCATAAACACGGTGAGAACAGAAATGGATGTTGAATATGCAATTGTCCATCCTCAACTTTGCGTTGACGATGGCGACCGTTTTGTTAAAGATTACATCAAACCAAATGTAAAATATGTAATTGGAGCCTGCGACCCCAAGATGCAGAGGAAGATGTTCAAGGATGCATTTGCTGAAGCCGGTGGAAATTTCGATGAACAGGTAATTCCTTTAGACCTCCGGAATATGTCAACCGAAGATGCAATAAAAAAAGTTAGAGAGACTTTAGAGGGTCTATGAGTGTGTTTGGTGGCATCCCAAGAGAAAAAATTCCCTGGTTTCCTACCATTGACCACGAAAAATGTGTGGGTTGTAAGGAATGTTTCAATTTCTGTCATAATGGTGTTCTTGAGTGGGACGAAGAGAATAATCGTCCAAAAGTTGTAAAGCCTTACAACTGTGTAATCGGTTGCTCAGCCTGTTCTAATCTCTGTCCAAATGGAGCAATTGAGTTTCCTACTCGAGAGGAACTGAAAGAAATGGTTAAGAAAGTAAAACAGGGAGTTTAAATTATGCCTGTCTATGAATACATCTGTTCCGATTGTGGCGAGCGAATAGAGGTATTAGCCACAATTGAGGAAAAAGAAAAAGGGCTAAGAGTCATCTGCCCTAAATGTGGCAGTGAGAAGGTTCTTCAGGTCTTTAGCAGTTTTGCAGTTGGAAGTTCGAAGGGTAGTTCACCAACCTGTGGTTGTCAGGGATAGAGAGGTGTGAAAATGGAAATTAGCTCATTGGGTTTTATTGGCGGCGGAAGAATAACGAGAATTATTATTAACGGTCTTAAAAGAAGAGGAAAAGTGCCCGGGGAAATTGTTGTAAGTGATACAAATATTGAAACTCTACAAAAACTGCAAAATGAGTTCCCGGAGATTACAATTGCACCCAATGATAATTCTCTACCTGCGGAAAAGGAGATGGTATTCTTCGCGGTCCATCCACAGGTAACAGCCGATGTCCTAACTGAAATTAAAACTTTTATTAAACCAACAACCTTTTTCATTTCTCTGGTCCCAAGAGTAAAAATAGAGAAAATTGTGGAAGGGACCAAGTGTTTTCCCAAGATTGTGCGGATGATTCCAAACGCCTGTTCTATTGTGAATGAGGGTTATAATCCAGTGACATTTTCCGATACGGTAACTGAAGAAGAGAAAAAAACTTTGCTTGATTTTCTTTCTGTTTTAGGAGAATGTCCGGTTGTTTCAGAGGAAAAACTGGAAGCCTATGCAGTTATCACCGGAATGGGTCCTACCTATTTCTGGTTTCAATTCAATGAATTAAAGGAAATTGCAAAAAGTTTTGGACTCAATGAACAGGAAGCAGAAAAGGGTATCGCAAAAATGGTTAACGGAACAATAAAAACACTTTTGGGGTCAGGCTTATCACCAGAAGAGGTAATGGATTTGATTCCCGTTCGCCCATTACAGGATTTTGAAACTCAAATCAAAGAAGCCTATCATTCCAGGCTTGAGCCGTTACACAAGAAACTGAAAGCGATTTAGGAAAGATATGTGAAATTCCTCTTAATTCTAACCTTTATCCTCTTAACAATTTCCTTCCTTCGAGATAAAAAGAAAACTTTTTTGGGAATTAAGAAGGGTTTAAAAATGTTTCTTGGGTTATTGCCGATGGTGTTGAATGTGTTGATTTTAGTTAGCGTGTTTTTGTATCTTGTGCCCAAAGAGATACTGACTAATTTATTGGGTAAAAATTCGGGTGTGTTTGGTTTGGGCATTGCCGCTGTTTTAGGCTCGGTTTCACTTATACCAATGTTTATTACATATCCTTTAGCAGCAATTCTTTTAAAAAGTGGTGTATCATATAGAGTGCTGGCAGTATTCATTACGACTTTATTGATGGTTGGCGTTTTAACCTTGCCTCTGGAAGCAAAATATTTTGGTATGAAAGTAAGTGTAATAAGAAATGTTTTGAGTTTTGTTGGTGCGTTAATTGTTGGTCTCGTTATCGGGATATTTTTATGAAAAAATTTATTTTGAAGATTGCCGAGACCGAATATATTTTAGCAATTATTTTTGGAGTATTTATTCTTCTCTCCCGTATTTTTAATTTTGCTCCGGCAAAAGTTATTCGGGAAAATTTCTGGCTATTTTTTGTTGAGATGATAACTTTTCTGCCTTTTATGTTTATTCTCATCGGCCTTTTTGATGTCTGGTTTCCCAAGTATAAAGTAGAAAAATACATTGGAAAAAGTTCAGGCATCAAAGGGACAATCTGGTGTATCCTTCTGGCGATGCTACAGGCAGGACCATTATACGGTGCTTTCCCTGTGGCATATCTCTTATGGAAAAAGGGCTGCAGTATAAAAAATATTTTTATCTATCTTGGGGCTTTCTCAACACTTAAGATACCGATGTTGACTTTTGAGATTGGTTTTTTAGGGTTAAAATTTTCGTTGTTACGAACTGCTGTTACTCTTCCTGTATTTATTCTAATTGGTTATCTAATGGAATTTTATTTGAAAGATAAGAACTTCGTTGTGAACCAGCCTGCGTTAACCGGAAAAGAAAATCTCTAAACCTTCAAACCGCCAACCATTTTTCTGCTTGACAGTTCAGGTGAAACAATTATTATAATTTTGATGAATGCAAAAATCTTTGATATAAAGGAGCTGAATTATTGCGTATAGAAAAAAGAGGAAAATATGAATAACAAAAAGACAATTCGTAATATTCTTGTATTTATTGCAATTGTCACAATTGGTGGTTGGGTAGGAGTTATCGTTGATAAATTTCTTCCTCCGCAGCCGAGTGAAAATACCTTGGGGATGGGAATCTGGCTGGTAACTCCCTTATTAACCGTTATAGTTCTTAGAACATTCTTCGGAGATGGATGGAAAGATGCCGGATTAAAACTTAACCTAAAGAGCGGTAGTGTATGGTATGTGGTATCATTAATTGTTTTTCCTTTAGTAACAGGCATTGTTTTGGGTATTGGCAAATTGACTCGTTGGATTGATTTCCCCAATTTCAATGTTTCTGCTTTTGCAAAAGTTTTTATCGGATTACTTATTGTTAATTTTATCAAGAATATATTTGAAGAATCTGTCTGGCGAGGGTATTTGACTTCCAAAATGATAAATCTGAATGTCGGTGATTTTTCAATTTATCTCGTTGTTGGCTTAGTCTGGTCTATTTGGCATCTTCCTTATTACCTTTTATTTTTATCGGAATCAACGATTACTTCTGTTTTGCCGGTCAATAGAATAATATTCTTTTTCGTTGCTATGGTAAATATGTTGATCTGGACAGTGATGTTTGTTGAAATTTATCGTCTGACAAATTCTATCTGGTCTGTTGTTTTACTACATACAGTCGAAGATTCACTTGTTAATCCACTGGTCATTGATGGTTACATAAAGATTATTAGCAATAAAGAGATTTTTATATCTCCGATTTGTGGGATAATTGCAGCTCTTCTTTATCTATCTATTGGATTGGCTTTGAGAAAAATAAGGAAAAGTAATTCGAATATTGGACGGCTGGGTGGATAGGGACTTATGGATTCTATTTTCTTCCCCGGGTTCTCAAAAATATATAAAATCTGGTTAAAAAAAGGGTGTGTGGGTAGAATTAGACTTGACAGAGAGGATATTTTTGTTTAAAGTTTTAAATAAACCAATTGATGAACTCCTGTTCATCATAAAGGAGGTTTGAAATGGGAATTTTTTCGTGGATTATCATGGGTTTAATTGTCGGTGCCCTCGCAAAATTAGTTATGCCAGGTAAAGACCCTGGAGGAATCATTGTTACCATTTTATTAGGAATCGCAGGTGCTTTTGTAGGCGGTTTTATTGGCTCGCGTCTCGGGATTGGAACGGTTACCGGATTCAACCTGACAAGTTTTTTACTTGCTTTAGGTGGAGCGATTCTTCTGTTAATCATATACCGCGCCATAAAAAGGAAATAGAACCTTCTTGACCTAACGGCTATCCTGAATTTTAACCCTCTTAGCGGGTTAAGGTGTTGATTTTCAAAATCTACCAACAGCCTCACCAACCACTAACGAGCGAAAAAACATTTCTTTCTTTATCGGCTTAAACCCAACTTTCCACCCCCAAAACTCATCTTAATCCCAAACCCTTGCAAAAACTCAATTCTAATATCTCTTGTTTAAATTCTGTAGTCTATAAATTATTATAAAAATATTTGTTTTGGGTCTCGAAAAATAGTTTATGTATTATATAATCTATGTTTTGTCTTGGACCGGAAAAAGTGGAAATTTTTGCCCTATTTTTATGTTAGAGTTACTCGCCTTAATTTGGGTTATTGATTTAAACAACTTTTGCCTCCAATTAACCTTAATCCCCCCGTCTCTAAATAACTAAGCCCACTATAT
It includes:
- a CDS encoding zinc-ribbon domain-containing protein; this encodes MDNEFETETGQKENKKCPNCNGELEFVSSCCKAFWYCKNCDEIIGDIEDNH
- a CDS encoding 4Fe-4S dicluster domain-containing protein, coding for MSVFGGIPREKIPWFPTIDHEKCVGCKECFNFCHNGVLEWDEENNRPKVVKPYNCVIGCSACSNLCPNGAIEFPTREELKEMVKKVKQGV
- a CDS encoding zinc ribbon domain-containing protein, which encodes MPVYEYICSDCGERIEVLATIEEKEKGLRVICPKCGSEKVLQVFSSFAVGSSKGSSPTCGCQG
- a CDS encoding NAD(P)-binding domain-containing protein — its product is MEISSLGFIGGGRITRIIINGLKRRGKVPGEIVVSDTNIETLQKLQNEFPEITIAPNDNSLPAEKEMVFFAVHPQVTADVLTEIKTFIKPTTFFISLVPRVKIEKIVEGTKCFPKIVRMIPNACSIVNEGYNPVTFSDTVTEEEKKTLLDFLSVLGECPVVSEEKLEAYAVITGMGPTYFWFQFNELKEIAKSFGLNEQEAEKGIAKMVNGTIKTLLGSGLSPEEVMDLIPVRPLQDFETQIKEAYHSRLEPLHKKLKAI
- a CDS encoding permease; the encoded protein is MKKFILKIAETEYILAIIFGVFILLSRIFNFAPAKVIRENFWLFFVEMITFLPFMFILIGLFDVWFPKYKVEKYIGKSSGIKGTIWCILLAMLQAGPLYGAFPVAYLLWKKGCSIKNIFIYLGAFSTLKIPMLTFEIGFLGLKFSLLRTAVTLPVFILIGYLMEFYLKDKNFVVNQPALTGKENL
- a CDS encoding CPBP family intramembrane glutamic endopeptidase, translated to MNNKKTIRNILVFIAIVTIGGWVGVIVDKFLPPQPSENTLGMGIWLVTPLLTVIVLRTFFGDGWKDAGLKLNLKSGSVWYVVSLIVFPLVTGIVLGIGKLTRWIDFPNFNVSAFAKVFIGLLIVNFIKNIFEESVWRGYLTSKMINLNVGDFSIYLVVGLVWSIWHLPYYLLFLSESTITSVLPVNRIIFFFVAMVNMLIWTVMFVEIYRLTNSIWSVVLLHTVEDSLVNPLVIDGYIKIISNKEIFISPICGIIAALLYLSIGLALRKIRKSNSNIGRLGG
- a CDS encoding GlsB/YeaQ/YmgE family stress response membrane protein, translating into MGIFSWIIMGLIVGALAKLVMPGKDPGGIIVTILLGIAGAFVGGFIGSRLGIGTVTGFNLTSFLLALGGAILLLIIYRAIKRK